A window of the Bdellovibrio sp. ZAP7 genome harbors these coding sequences:
- a CDS encoding bacterioferritin-associated ferredoxin → MKIKVELDGRDFIEVECEGETPSAPGRVLNVSHVGCTEFMDMMKKMRRSFGADISKWPLPEGQDHSSLLLREMVLRLRGEWQAATGDTEICHCRGISAHTIDQAIIAGARTPEVVTRQTSASAQCGTCRPEVHKMIQYRLNQQKAS, encoded by the coding sequence ATGAAGATCAAAGTCGAACTCGACGGACGTGATTTTATTGAAGTGGAATGCGAAGGAGAAACTCCTTCGGCGCCCGGTAGAGTATTGAATGTCTCTCATGTGGGATGTACTGAATTTATGGATATGATGAAGAAAATGCGTCGTTCGTTTGGCGCGGATATTTCAAAATGGCCTTTACCAGAAGGGCAAGATCACAGCAGTCTTTTACTGCGCGAAATGGTTTTGCGTCTGCGTGGTGAGTGGCAAGCTGCTACTGGTGATACAGAGATCTGTCACTGCCGTGGCATTTCTGCGCATACTATTGATCAAGCTATTATTGCGGGAGCTCGTACTCCTGAAGTGGTGACTCGTCAGACATCGGCGAGTGCTCAGTGCGGGACGTGTCGTCCTGAAGTGCACAAAATGATTCAGTATCGTCTGAATCAGCAAAAAGCCTCTTAG
- a CDS encoding RimK family alpha-L-glutamate ligase gives MLNLKILLLSRKFEIHSSRRLVEEGVSRGHTMLLWDPEWPLTRLKIKPDIIIPRISSFQFNKAVKVLTTLENQGILSVNPSQNYTVARNKWFTYVALTEANIASPSSYLITRFEESIPLEFPVIIKRLESSKGEGVFLAEDARAIADIFASTGDEELLAQEYFPEAFGTDVRAFVVGGEIKAAMKRTARPGEFRSNLALGATAEPCTLEPYESELILKTIRTLGLQVSGVDLLRTRKGSLVLEANPCPGLEGIEKYSQQNLANSIIQYAEELYDKHKTSR, from the coding sequence ATGCTAAATCTCAAAATACTACTGCTCAGTCGGAAATTTGAAATTCACAGCAGCCGTCGCTTGGTCGAGGAAGGTGTTTCTCGTGGACACACCATGCTCTTGTGGGATCCGGAATGGCCTCTCACGCGACTGAAAATCAAGCCTGACATTATCATCCCACGCATCAGTAGCTTTCAATTTAATAAAGCTGTGAAGGTTTTAACGACCTTGGAGAACCAAGGTATTCTTTCAGTGAATCCGTCTCAAAACTACACAGTGGCTCGCAATAAATGGTTCACCTATGTTGCGCTGACGGAAGCAAATATAGCTTCGCCATCCTCTTACTTAATCACTCGTTTTGAGGAAAGCATTCCCTTGGAATTTCCAGTGATCATCAAACGCCTGGAATCCAGCAAGGGCGAGGGCGTTTTCTTAGCGGAAGATGCGCGAGCGATTGCGGATATTTTCGCAAGCACTGGCGATGAAGAACTTTTAGCACAGGAATATTTTCCCGAAGCTTTCGGAACCGATGTACGCGCATTCGTCGTTGGCGGTGAAATAAAAGCTGCGATGAAAAGAACGGCACGCCCGGGAGAGTTTCGGAGCAATCTCGCATTAGGTGCGACGGCTGAACCGTGCACTTTAGAACCTTATGAATCTGAATTGATTTTAAAAACTATTCGTACTTTGGGTCTGCAGGTCTCAGGTGTCGATCTATTGCGAACGCGTAAAGGCAGTCTGGTTTTAGAGGCGAACCCTTGTCCTGGCTTGGAAGGCATAGAAAAATATAGTCAGCAGAACCTTGCAAATAGCATCATTCAATATGCTGAGGAGCTGTATGACAAACACAAGACCTCGCGTTGA
- the gloB gene encoding hydroxyacylglutathione hydrolase: MTNTRPRVELIPIFEDNYVFCLIDDNNQEAFVIDPGEAAKTSQYLKDNGLKLKGVLLTHHHNDHVGGVRPLVSEHPAPIYAPLKNKTQIGHADTWVTEGETVRLGPFEFKVLELPGHTLGHVAYWEPKMKWLFSGDVLFGLGCGRLFEGSYEQGYESLQRIKKLPADTLVYCTHEYTEANLNFCNMLSNLDNSPITGDNEDLELYANQLLSRREMELPSVPLKLSVELRVNPFLLAKSVSQFTYLRDLRNKQ; this comes from the coding sequence ATGACAAACACAAGACCTCGCGTTGAACTTATCCCTATCTTTGAAGACAACTATGTCTTCTGTTTGATTGATGATAACAATCAAGAGGCCTTTGTTATTGATCCTGGCGAAGCTGCGAAAACTTCTCAATACCTAAAAGACAACGGACTCAAATTAAAAGGTGTTTTACTGACCCATCACCACAACGATCATGTCGGTGGAGTGCGCCCTTTGGTTTCTGAACACCCCGCCCCGATTTATGCGCCTTTGAAAAATAAAACTCAGATCGGTCACGCCGACACCTGGGTGACTGAAGGTGAAACCGTGCGACTGGGACCCTTTGAATTTAAAGTTCTGGAACTGCCCGGCCACACGCTAGGACATGTTGCTTATTGGGAGCCAAAAATGAAATGGCTTTTCTCTGGGGATGTTTTATTTGGCCTCGGATGTGGACGACTTTTTGAGGGTAGCTATGAACAAGGTTACGAAAGCCTGCAACGAATTAAAAAACTTCCGGCAGACACTTTGGTTTACTGTACTCACGAATACACTGAAGCCAATTTGAATTTTTGCAATATGCTTTCGAATTTAGACAACTCCCCGATCACCGGAGACAATGAAGACCTGGAACTTTATGCGAATCAATTGTTGTCTCGTCGTGAAATGGAACTTCCCTCCGTGCCGTTGAAATTATCAGTAGAGCTGCGAGTAAATCCGTTCCTGCTGGCAAAATCAGTTTCGCAATTCACTTACCTGCGGGATCTGCGCAACAAACAATAA
- a CDS encoding tryptophan halogenase family protein has translation MASLSDYIDTAFDLSYLNFSKYPQTEIKSIGILGGGTAGYLAALALKKLHPKIQTSVIESSKIPVIGVGESTTTEIVPFLHRTLGIDPQEFFQAVQPTIKLGIRFDWGCPGDYHFNFNFFAGHQQESYYYEDSINNANWASVLMDNHKIPVIREKNGEMISLLQSIPFSYHIDNKNLIRFLNNIVKQRQIPIIDAVVENVHLDDNDFVTSIETDDGKKHSFDLYIDCSGFRSRILGQGLKTEFISYKSTLRNNRALTFDTPNNNDIRPYTQCSTMPNGWAWTIPMRGENHHGYVHSTDYCDEEQALKEARARFGHFEKYKMVEFRTGRHKKAWNKNVFGLGNAYGFVEPLESTAIQTAVHSIMTLCKLMPNNHHDSSSIAAINQEIAATWDTFRWFLAVHYKYNKQMDTKYWQDCRANTEMGDAQMVVDLFNQRAPLSASNLGTNSPYTACEALVFNSYSYDTLLYGQKALERPPVRPKMSKEEYVQRTLSYQELTKKALSLHELFSEDYLIEGGLLEQLFEDQDTWIVETEA, from the coding sequence ATGGCGTCTTTGTCAGATTATATCGACACAGCTTTTGATCTTAGTTACCTGAATTTTTCCAAATATCCTCAAACAGAAATCAAATCCATCGGGATCCTGGGCGGCGGGACGGCTGGTTACTTGGCAGCCCTCGCTCTTAAAAAATTGCACCCTAAAATTCAAACCTCTGTCATCGAATCCAGCAAAATTCCGGTCATCGGGGTGGGTGAGTCGACGACGACAGAGATCGTGCCGTTCTTGCATCGTACTTTGGGGATTGACCCACAGGAGTTCTTTCAAGCGGTTCAACCGACAATCAAATTGGGTATTCGTTTTGATTGGGGCTGCCCAGGGGATTATCACTTTAACTTTAACTTCTTTGCGGGTCATCAGCAGGAGAGTTACTACTACGAAGACTCTATCAATAATGCCAACTGGGCATCGGTGTTGATGGATAATCATAAAATCCCTGTGATCCGCGAAAAAAACGGGGAGATGATCTCCTTGCTTCAAAGCATTCCTTTTTCTTATCACATTGATAATAAGAACCTGATCCGTTTCTTGAATAACATTGTTAAGCAAAGACAAATTCCGATTATCGATGCGGTGGTTGAGAATGTTCACTTGGATGACAATGACTTTGTGACATCCATTGAAACTGATGACGGCAAAAAGCATTCATTTGATTTGTATATTGATTGTTCTGGTTTCCGCTCTCGTATCTTGGGGCAAGGCCTTAAAACAGAGTTCATTTCTTACAAATCGACATTGCGTAATAACCGCGCGCTGACTTTTGATACTCCCAACAACAATGACATCCGTCCTTATACCCAATGTTCAACGATGCCGAATGGCTGGGCTTGGACTATTCCTATGCGTGGTGAAAATCACCATGGTTACGTGCATTCGACAGATTACTGTGATGAAGAGCAAGCTTTGAAAGAAGCTCGCGCAAGATTCGGTCATTTTGAAAAATACAAAATGGTGGAATTCCGTACGGGTCGCCATAAAAAAGCCTGGAATAAAAACGTCTTTGGTTTGGGGAATGCTTACGGATTTGTTGAACCTTTGGAATCCACTGCGATTCAAACGGCCGTTCACAGCATTATGACTTTGTGTAAGCTGATGCCGAACAATCACCACGACAGCTCCAGCATCGCAGCCATCAATCAAGAGATCGCGGCGACGTGGGACACGTTCCGTTGGTTCTTAGCGGTTCACTACAAATACAATAAGCAAATGGACACTAAATACTGGCAAGACTGCCGTGCAAACACCGAAATGGGTGATGCGCAGATGGTGGTGGATCTTTTCAACCAGCGTGCGCCACTCAGTGCCAGCAATCTGGGAACGAACTCACCCTACACAGCTTGTGAAGCCTTGGTGTTTAATAGCTACAGCTATGATACTTTGTTGTACGGTCAAAAGGCTTTGGAGCGTCCCCCGGTGCGCCCTAAGATGTCTAAGGAAGAATACGTGCAGCGCACGCTTTCTTATCAGGAGCTGACTAAAAAGGCGCTCAGTCTGCATGAGCTTTTCAGCGAGGACTACCTGATTGAGGGTGGGTTGTTGGAGCAACTTTTTGAAGACCAGGACACTTGGATCGTCGAAACTGAAGCTTAA
- a CDS encoding tyrosine-protein phosphatase codes for MKLTGAINFRDLGGHVSVQGHQLKSGQFYRSGALSKLTSDDVLLLQTTIGHVIDFRDPSEAAHDKDVLWEGVAYENCPANPVAYRMSANLGSFFTKEHLENIPPQYMEKLYRTLPFDNQAYRRMFAVMDEMSGKGMLQHCAVGKDRTGVGTALMLLALGVDESQVMKDYLQTQTGLEPFRKGLMIQFKNILSDRAMEGFQYMMGAHESFLNAAMEEMKSKAGSIQKFLLTEYGITDERQAMWQQKFFQS; via the coding sequence TTGAAACTAACTGGCGCCATTAACTTCCGCGATCTGGGTGGTCATGTTTCCGTCCAAGGTCATCAGCTTAAATCGGGTCAATTCTATCGTTCTGGAGCACTGTCGAAGCTAACATCAGACGATGTCCTGCTTTTGCAAACGACAATTGGGCACGTCATTGATTTCCGCGATCCCTCTGAAGCTGCTCACGACAAAGATGTTTTGTGGGAGGGCGTGGCTTACGAAAACTGTCCGGCTAATCCCGTGGCCTATCGTATGAGCGCGAACCTGGGTTCATTTTTTACTAAAGAGCATTTAGAAAATATTCCTCCGCAGTACATGGAAAAGCTTTACCGGACCTTGCCGTTTGATAATCAGGCCTACCGCCGCATGTTCGCGGTGATGGATGAAATGTCAGGCAAGGGGATGCTTCAGCACTGCGCGGTCGGTAAGGATCGCACAGGTGTAGGGACTGCATTGATGCTTTTGGCATTGGGGGTGGATGAGTCCCAGGTCATGAAAGACTATTTGCAAACCCAAACGGGTCTTGAGCCATTTCGTAAAGGCTTGATGATCCAGTTTAAGAACATTCTTTCTGATAGAGCCATGGAGGGATTCCAATACATGATGGGCGCTCACGAGAGCTTCCTGAATGCGGCGATGGAAGAAATGAAGTCCAAAGCCGGTAGCATCCAGAAATTTTTACTTACTGAATACGGTATCACTGACGAGCGCCAAGCGATGTGGCAGCAAAAGTTCTTTCAGTCTTAA
- the tsaA gene encoding tRNA (N6-threonylcarbamoyladenosine(37)-N6)-methyltransferase TrmO has product MQKHGESFEFSAIGHVQTPFHDKFGIPRQPGLVNPAKGIIKLLPDPDLLTAIRGLEEFSHLWIVFVFHEHGGKNWKPSIRPPRLGGNRKVGVLASRSPHRPNPIGMSAVKIEKIDFDAKGGPEIHVHGVDLLDGTPVLDIKPYIPYADSIPEANAGWASDPIERTEVVFSDEADAVIKKRDPNNENNLRNLIVSILELDPRPAFQKRQDPITDSKSWGQRYGFDILGSDVKYELREGHFFVYEIL; this is encoded by the coding sequence ATGCAAAAGCACGGGGAGAGTTTTGAATTTTCAGCGATCGGGCATGTGCAAACGCCCTTTCATGATAAATTTGGAATTCCTCGTCAGCCGGGCTTGGTGAATCCTGCTAAAGGGATTATCAAGCTTTTGCCTGATCCCGATTTATTAACTGCGATTCGCGGTCTGGAAGAGTTCAGTCATCTTTGGATCGTCTTTGTTTTCCACGAGCATGGTGGGAAAAACTGGAAGCCGAGTATTCGTCCACCAAGGCTGGGTGGGAACCGTAAAGTCGGAGTTCTGGCGTCACGTTCTCCGCACAGACCGAATCCGATTGGGATGTCTGCGGTAAAAATTGAAAAGATTGATTTTGATGCCAAGGGTGGCCCCGAAATTCACGTGCATGGGGTGGATCTTTTGGATGGCACACCAGTTCTGGATATTAAGCCTTATATTCCTTACGCAGATTCGATTCCTGAGGCGAATGCAGGGTGGGCCAGTGATCCCATTGAGCGCACCGAAGTAGTGTTCTCTGACGAAGCTGACGCGGTGATAAAAAAACGCGATCCTAACAACGAGAACAACCTTCGCAATCTTATCGTTAGCATTCTCGAATTGGACCCTCGTCCAGCGTTTCAGAAGCGCCAAGATCCCATTACGGACTCAAAGAGCTGGGGACAGAGATACGGCTTTGATATCCTGGGAAGTGATGTAAAATACGAACTGCGAGAAGGCCACTTCTTCGTCTACGAAATTCTTTAA